From the genome of Gemmatimonas sp., one region includes:
- the cysK gene encoding cysteine synthase A, whose translation MRVSTILDTIGHTPHVRLHRLFDPRVEVWMKLERANPGGSIKDRIAMAMIEDAEQRGVLTKDSVIIEPTSGNTGIGLAMVAAVKGYKLVLVMPESMSIERRKLMAAYGATFDLTPREKGMKGAIERANELAAETPNVWMPNQFNNEANIRAHAMTTAREILADFPDGVDYLITGVGTGGHLTGCSEVLKQHWPAMQTFAVEPAKSPVLSGGAPGPHRIQGVGAGFIPDNLHRDTMDGAIQVTEEEAFEYTQRSARDEGILIGISSGASLAAVAQKIPDMIDGARVLTFCYDTGERYLSIDGLFPA comes from the coding sequence ATGCGCGTCTCCACGATTCTCGACACCATCGGCCACACGCCGCACGTGCGCCTGCATCGCTTGTTCGATCCGCGCGTGGAAGTCTGGATGAAACTCGAGCGCGCGAATCCGGGCGGCAGCATCAAGGATCGCATCGCTATGGCGATGATCGAGGATGCCGAGCAGCGTGGTGTGCTGACGAAGGACAGCGTGATCATCGAACCGACATCGGGGAACACCGGCATCGGCCTAGCGATGGTCGCGGCGGTGAAAGGCTACAAGCTGGTGTTGGTGATGCCGGAGTCGATGTCGATTGAACGTCGCAAGCTGATGGCCGCGTACGGCGCGACCTTCGACCTGACGCCGCGCGAGAAAGGCATGAAAGGCGCGATCGAGCGCGCCAATGAACTGGCGGCCGAAACGCCAAACGTGTGGATGCCCAACCAGTTCAACAACGAAGCGAACATCCGTGCGCATGCCATGACGACGGCGCGTGAGATTCTCGCCGACTTTCCCGATGGCGTGGACTATCTGATCACCGGTGTCGGTACCGGCGGTCACCTCACGGGCTGTAGCGAGGTGCTGAAGCAGCACTGGCCGGCGATGCAGACGTTCGCGGTGGAGCCGGCCAAATCACCGGTGCTCAGCGGTGGCGCACCGGGTCCGCATCGCATTCAGGGTGTCGGCGCGGGCTTCATTCCCGACAACCTGCATCGCGACACGATGGACGGCGCAATTCAGGTCACCGAGGAAGAGGCCTTCGAGTACACGCAGCGGTCGGCGCGTGACGAGGGAATCTTGATCGGCATTTCGAGTGGTGCTTCATTGGCGGCGGTGGCCCAAAAGATTCCCGACATGATCGACGGTGCCCGCGTGCTCACGTTCTGCTACGACACCGGCGAACGCTATCTGTCGATCGACGGGCTGTTCCCCGCGTGA
- a CDS encoding serine O-acetyltransferase translates to MTDRIAAPTRWSTFLEELRAERRACDAPRPLRALAEEFAGRVLALLFPQFAHPSRLGVAGVDEEAAHIEALLRAAITPIVSDVEQVVATFLNRLPDVRASLQLDAEAILSGDPAAESLEEVIVAYPGFLATAVHRVAHELYRLGVPVFPRLLSEWSHGETGIDIHPGAVLGASFAIDHGTGVVIGETSIIGDRVRLYQGVTLGAHAVSKKLANQKRHPTLGNDVVVYANATILGGTTKIGDGSIIGGNVWMTSSVPPRSVVQFSSRVEQRPTDDGLEFHI, encoded by the coding sequence ATGACTGATCGGATTGCCGCGCCGACGCGCTGGTCGACGTTTCTCGAGGAGCTGCGCGCCGAACGCCGCGCGTGCGATGCCCCGCGTCCACTGCGGGCGCTGGCGGAGGAGTTCGCCGGTCGTGTGTTGGCGCTGCTGTTCCCGCAGTTCGCGCATCCGTCGCGACTTGGCGTGGCTGGTGTCGACGAGGAAGCGGCGCATATCGAAGCGCTGCTGCGCGCGGCGATCACGCCGATCGTGAGCGACGTCGAGCAGGTGGTCGCGACGTTCCTGAACCGCTTACCGGATGTGCGCGCGTCGCTGCAACTCGATGCCGAGGCGATTCTGTCGGGCGACCCGGCAGCCGAGAGTCTGGAAGAAGTGATCGTCGCGTATCCGGGATTTCTCGCCACGGCGGTGCATCGCGTGGCGCATGAGCTGTATCGGCTGGGCGTCCCCGTCTTTCCGCGATTGCTTTCCGAATGGTCGCATGGGGAAACCGGCATCGACATTCATCCGGGCGCGGTGCTGGGGGCGAGCTTCGCCATTGATCACGGCACTGGCGTCGTGATCGGTGAAACGAGCATCATCGGCGATCGTGTGCGACTGTATCAGGGGGTGACGCTCGGTGCGCATGCCGTCAGCAAGAAGCTGGCGAATCAGAAGCGGCATCCTACGCTCGGCAACGACGTCGTCGTGTATGCCAACGCGACGATTCTCGGTGGGACCACCAAAATCGGCGACGGATCGATCATCGGCGGCAACGTCTGGATGACGTCGTCGGTACCACCGCGGTCGGTGGTGCAGTTCTCGAGTCGGGTGGAGCAGCGCCCGACCGACGACGGACTCGAGTTTCATATCTAG
- the nhaA gene encoding Na+/H+ antiporter NhaA, whose translation MTTPVHASDDAGMISATTPPAAQALSGVLLLVCALLALGWANSPWAPHYHALWHLPIGSTTLLHAVNDGLMALFFLMVGLEITHEVQGGALSTMRQAALPVVGAIGGMVVPALVYVAVARDSDAMRGWGIPMATDIAFALGIVALLRDRVPTGLRIFLAALAIADDIGAVLVIALFYTPSVNAVALGATALLVGLLLFLNTKRVHALWPYLLGGLLLWGAVYASGIHASIAGVLLACTIPARQPAAGGAPSVQHRMEAGLHWPVTYLIVPVFAFANAGVTFPGNVAGFASQPAVLATALGLVLGKPLGITGAAWLAVRAGWAALPEGTDWPRLIGVAALGGIGFTMSLFIAALAFGEGALLDAAKVGVLAGSLIAGSGGALLLFARHTKAATENVPVGA comes from the coding sequence ATGACCACACCCGTGCACGCGTCCGACGACGCCGGAATGATCTCCGCCACGACGCCACCCGCCGCACAGGCCCTCAGCGGCGTGCTGCTGCTGGTCTGTGCCCTGCTGGCGCTCGGCTGGGCCAACTCGCCGTGGGCGCCGCACTATCACGCCCTGTGGCATCTGCCGATCGGTTCGACGACGCTACTGCACGCGGTGAACGATGGTCTGATGGCCCTCTTCTTTCTTATGGTCGGTCTCGAGATCACGCACGAAGTGCAGGGCGGCGCCCTGTCCACGATGCGCCAGGCCGCGCTGCCGGTCGTTGGCGCGATCGGCGGCATGGTGGTGCCGGCGCTCGTGTATGTCGCCGTCGCTCGTGACTCCGATGCGATGCGCGGCTGGGGGATCCCGATGGCCACCGACATCGCCTTCGCGCTTGGCATCGTCGCATTGCTGCGAGACCGCGTTCCCACCGGGCTCCGCATCTTTCTCGCCGCGCTCGCCATCGCCGACGACATCGGCGCCGTGCTCGTCATCGCGCTCTTCTACACGCCCTCGGTGAATGCCGTCGCGCTCGGCGCGACCGCCCTGCTCGTTGGCCTGCTGCTGTTCTTGAACACCAAGCGCGTGCACGCGCTGTGGCCATATCTCCTGGGTGGACTCTTGCTCTGGGGTGCCGTCTATGCGTCCGGCATTCACGCCAGCATTGCCGGTGTACTGCTCGCCTGCACGATTCCTGCGCGCCAGCCCGCCGCCGGCGGCGCGCCCAGCGTGCAACATCGCATGGAAGCAGGACTGCACTGGCCAGTCACGTATCTCATCGTGCCGGTCTTTGCTTTCGCCAACGCCGGCGTCACCTTCCCTGGGAATGTCGCAGGCTTCGCTAGTCAGCCGGCCGTGCTGGCCACCGCTCTGGGACTCGTGCTCGGCAAGCCACTCGGAATCACCGGCGCCGCGTGGCTCGCCGTGCGCGCCGGGTGGGCCGCACTGCCTGAGGGCACCGACTGGCCACGCCTGATCGGCGTCGCTGCGCTCGGCGGCATCGGCTTCACCATGTCGCTCTTCATCGCCGCACTGGCCTTCGGCGAAGGCGCCTTGCTCGATGCGGCCAAGGTGGGCGTTCTTGCAGGGTCGCTCATCGCAGGGAGCGGTGGCGCGCTGCTGCTCTTCGCACGTCATACCAAGGCGGCGACGGAGAATGTTCCCGTCGGCGCATGA
- a CDS encoding S41 family peptidase — protein MTVSTRIRRYWLAPLIAAGLGGAFALGSWHGAHRVRTMNEWADAQLLSTAIDSVRANAIDSLGSDELIRRAVAGMLRELRDPYAALLRPDGFQRYRGSMMGEGQGMGLTLRREPDAAGVVRVAPGSPAFTAGVRAGDRILMVDAVAVGEAWKRKPGDSTRTFGDSSVLTLWRAPFGDTLRLTVRRTAWHMPAVSEHGLLADNVGYVRLATFTSHAADELEEAVASLLQRGATSLVLDLRGNMGGLFEEGVKSAGLFLPRGVVIASLAGRGGAAPQPHSTRHSRWPNLPLTVLVDGSTASSAEVTAAALRDYNRALLVGTPTYGKGVVQRVVTLSKDLSVRLTTARWLTPKGISLDRRTGNGALAKGGLHPDVLLDDATRRDAFAVPHAWEPAATTQVMRIADSLAMYALREGWSTTPMALLEARLRTTLAQLAPRSARDPLARAEWVTVSTRLALVRILEVERESEALLRYAVREDAALRAGIDVVAPGTEVARVLPATLPAVISRKGLAQSLPLLRP, from the coding sequence ATGACCGTTTCGACCCGCATACGCCGTTACTGGCTGGCTCCGCTGATTGCGGCGGGGCTTGGCGGTGCGTTTGCGCTGGGGTCGTGGCACGGCGCGCATCGCGTGCGCACGATGAATGAGTGGGCCGATGCGCAGTTGTTGTCCACGGCGATCGATTCCGTGCGCGCGAATGCGATCGACTCGTTGGGGAGCGATGAGCTGATTCGTCGGGCGGTGGCCGGGATGCTGCGCGAGTTGCGGGACCCCTATGCGGCGCTCCTGCGTCCTGACGGGTTTCAGCGGTATCGGGGCAGCATGATGGGTGAAGGTCAGGGCATGGGCCTCACGCTGCGTCGTGAGCCGGATGCCGCCGGTGTGGTGCGCGTGGCGCCGGGATCGCCGGCGTTCACGGCGGGCGTGCGGGCCGGAGATCGCATTCTGATGGTGGATGCCGTCGCCGTTGGCGAGGCGTGGAAGCGGAAGCCGGGCGACAGCACCCGCACGTTCGGCGACTCGAGCGTCCTGACACTGTGGCGCGCGCCCTTCGGCGACACGCTGCGTCTGACGGTGCGTCGGACCGCGTGGCACATGCCCGCGGTCAGTGAACACGGACTGCTGGCCGACAATGTAGGCTATGTCCGCCTGGCCACGTTTACGTCGCATGCCGCGGATGAATTGGAAGAGGCAGTCGCTTCGTTGCTGCAGCGCGGCGCCACGTCGTTGGTGCTCGATCTGCGCGGCAACATGGGTGGATTATTCGAGGAAGGGGTGAAGTCCGCCGGGCTCTTCCTGCCGCGCGGGGTGGTAATCGCGTCGTTGGCGGGTCGTGGCGGGGCGGCACCGCAACCGCACAGCACGCGTCATTCGCGCTGGCCCAACCTGCCGCTCACGGTGCTGGTCGATGGGAGTACGGCTAGCTCGGCGGAAGTCACGGCGGCCGCGTTGCGTGACTACAACCGCGCGCTGTTGGTGGGGACGCCGACGTACGGCAAAGGCGTCGTGCAGCGCGTCGTAACGCTCTCGAAGGATCTGTCGGTGCGTCTCACGACCGCGCGATGGCTCACGCCGAAGGGCATCAGTCTCGACCGTCGCACAGGAAACGGCGCGCTGGCGAAGGGGGGATTACACCCCGACGTGCTCCTCGATGATGCCACTCGGCGCGACGCATTCGCCGTGCCGCACGCATGGGAACCGGCGGCCACCACGCAGGTGATGCGCATCGCGGATTCTCTGGCCATGTATGCGCTTCGTGAGGGTTGGTCGACGACGCCGATGGCGCTGCTCGAAGCGCGATTGCGGACGACGCTGGCGCAGCTGGCGCCCAGATCGGCGCGCGACCCACTCGCGCGGGCGGAGTGGGTCACCGTGAGCACACGTCTGGCGCTAGTGCGGATCCTCGAGGTAGAACGGGAGAGCGAAGCGTTGTTGCGCTACGCGGTGCGTGAGGACGCGGCACTACGCGCCGGCATTGATGTGGTGGCCCCCGGCACCGAAGTGGCCCGCGTGCTGCCCGCCACGCTGCCGGCGGTGATTTCGCGGAAAGGATTGGCGCAGTCGCTCCCGCTGCTGCGACCGTGA
- a CDS encoding Na+/H+ antiporter, which yields MPHFSPILFGLAFATLVVALTAFGRRLPIPAPLLQVLAGLAVGFVPGVEMPTLDPDVVFFVFLPPILWAAAFFTSFREFTANRRAIGGLAIGLVLATTAVVAVLIRMLIPDMPWAVAVALGAIVSPPDAVAATAVVSRLPVPGRVIVILEGESLVNDASALVLYRTAVAAAVTGAFSFGEALVRFFLDAGVGVLVGLAVGWLTIAVARRTRDELAETVLTLAAPYAAWVLAETLHVSAVLACVAGGLYARRHLSTAVGPRSRIQSRAVWDLLVFTLNALIFILLGLQFAELMQRSGVAAFDGAVKYGVLLGVAVMVVRLIWVPVTTICRESLHRGRMVTSTAGNWKAMFLVSWTSMRGIVSLATAFALPLTLDNGARFPYRDEVIIMTMCVILVTLVVQGLSLAPIIRAFKFVPEVAHHEEEQIARQEALRRAAEALDDASREPWADPADVEWLRTELRDRQHRHKHGRHVNHGSRSRLRSHMLDAERRMLLRLRNEGAISDEVLRTLESEIDLDTLRLSPSS from the coding sequence GTGCCGCACTTCTCTCCGATTCTGTTTGGATTGGCGTTTGCCACCTTGGTGGTGGCGCTGACGGCGTTCGGTCGTCGCTTGCCGATTCCCGCGCCGCTGTTGCAGGTGCTGGCCGGACTCGCGGTCGGATTCGTGCCCGGCGTGGAGATGCCGACGCTCGATCCCGACGTGGTGTTCTTCGTGTTCCTGCCGCCGATTCTGTGGGCCGCCGCGTTCTTCACGTCGTTCCGCGAGTTCACCGCGAACCGGCGTGCCATCGGTGGCTTGGCCATCGGACTGGTGCTCGCCACCACGGCCGTCGTCGCGGTGCTCATTCGGATGCTGATTCCCGATATGCCGTGGGCGGTCGCCGTCGCCCTCGGCGCCATCGTGTCACCGCCCGATGCCGTGGCGGCCACGGCGGTGGTGTCGCGCTTGCCGGTGCCGGGTCGCGTGATCGTGATTCTCGAAGGCGAGAGCCTCGTGAACGATGCGTCGGCACTGGTGCTGTATCGCACGGCGGTGGCGGCCGCCGTGACCGGCGCGTTCAGTTTCGGTGAAGCGCTGGTGCGCTTTTTTCTCGATGCGGGTGTGGGTGTACTGGTGGGCCTCGCCGTGGGCTGGCTCACGATTGCGGTGGCCCGTCGCACGCGCGATGAACTGGCGGAGACCGTGCTCACGTTGGCCGCGCCGTATGCCGCGTGGGTGCTGGCCGAAACGCTGCACGTATCGGCCGTGCTGGCCTGCGTGGCCGGCGGCCTCTACGCGCGTCGGCATCTTTCGACCGCAGTGGGGCCGCGCTCGCGCATTCAGTCACGCGCGGTGTGGGACCTGCTGGTGTTCACCCTGAACGCGCTGATTTTCATTCTCCTGGGCCTGCAGTTCGCGGAGCTCATGCAGCGATCCGGCGTGGCCGCGTTCGACGGCGCCGTGAAGTACGGCGTGCTGCTGGGCGTCGCGGTCATGGTGGTCCGCCTGATCTGGGTGCCGGTCACCACCATCTGCCGGGAATCGCTGCATCGCGGTCGCATGGTGACGTCGACCGCCGGCAATTGGAAGGCGATGTTTCTAGTGTCGTGGACGAGCATGCGTGGCATCGTGTCGCTGGCCACCGCGTTCGCGCTGCCGCTTACGCTCGACAACGGTGCACGATTCCCGTATCGCGACGAGGTGATCATCATGACGATGTGCGTCATTCTGGTCACGCTGGTGGTGCAGGGATTGTCGCTGGCGCCGATCATTCGCGCGTTCAAGTTCGTGCCGGAAGTTGCGCACCACGAAGAGGAACAGATCGCGCGACAGGAAGCGCTGCGCCGCGCGGCCGAGGCACTGGACGACGCATCCCGCGAGCCGTGGGCCGATCCCGCCGACGTGGAGTGGCTCCGCACGGAGCTGCGCGACCGCCAGCACCGGCACAAGCACGGCCGTCACGTCAATCACGGCAGCCGGTCGCGTTTACGCTCGCACATGCTGGACGCCGAACGACGGATGCTGCTTCGCCTCCGCAACGAAGGCGCGATCTCCGACGAAGTGCTGCGCACACTCGAGTCGGAGATCGACCTCGATACGCTGCGCCTCAGCCCTTCGTCGTAA
- a CDS encoding PDDEXK nuclease domain-containing protein has product MLQNCPLLGNPQMSTRKSRLPAPIPAPGDAPYAEILESVLNFIAIGAGEAAAAVNRETILAHWRIGRELNARISKELWGEGVAGRLAADLKLRLPGLRGYAPRTFYYMRQFAAAYPDETVVAATMANLPWRSNIALLERLDETEQRLWYAQQAVANGWSSNVLITHIGNGLHRRLGAAPTNFAVALSPAQSDLAQALVKDRYNFDFLGLPLDASERAVEAGLLANFKAFLTELHTGFAYAGNQYRLVVGGQEFFLDLVFYHVPTHRWVVFELKIGAFEPEFLGKLGFYVNAVDDLLTDRHLGPAARDNQTIGILLCRESNGVVVDYSLRGTQVPMGVATYSTAPAEVLAGLPTEAELIETYQRARTVAIRQQAT; this is encoded by the coding sequence GTGTTGCAAAATTGCCCTCTACTTGGAAATCCCCAAATGTCGACCCGAAAGAGCCGGTTGCCCGCCCCGATTCCTGCCCCCGGTGATGCGCCCTACGCAGAGATCCTAGAGAGCGTCCTCAACTTCATCGCGATTGGGGCTGGTGAGGCGGCCGCAGCAGTCAATCGCGAGACGATCTTGGCGCACTGGCGCATCGGTCGTGAACTGAATGCACGAATCAGCAAAGAGCTATGGGGAGAGGGCGTTGCGGGACGATTGGCAGCCGACCTGAAGCTGCGGTTGCCCGGACTGCGCGGGTACGCTCCGCGCACTTTCTACTACATGCGCCAGTTTGCCGCGGCCTACCCGGACGAAACGGTCGTGGCCGCCACTATGGCAAACCTGCCTTGGAGATCTAACATCGCGCTCTTGGAGCGACTCGATGAGACTGAGCAGCGCCTCTGGTACGCCCAGCAGGCCGTCGCGAACGGGTGGTCCAGCAATGTCCTTATCACCCACATTGGCAACGGGCTGCATCGCCGGCTAGGTGCCGCGCCCACGAACTTCGCCGTTGCGCTTTCGCCCGCGCAATCGGACTTGGCTCAGGCCTTGGTCAAGGATCGGTACAACTTTGATTTCTTGGGCCTTCCACTCGACGCCTCTGAGCGAGCGGTCGAAGCTGGCCTCTTGGCGAATTTCAAGGCGTTCCTCACGGAGCTCCATACCGGATTCGCCTACGCAGGAAATCAGTACCGACTTGTCGTCGGCGGCCAAGAGTTCTTCCTCGACCTTGTGTTCTACCATGTACCCACGCATCGATGGGTCGTGTTCGAACTCAAAATCGGCGCGTTCGAGCCAGAGTTTCTCGGCAAGCTCGGTTTCTATGTCAACGCGGTCGACGATCTTCTCACCGACCGTCATCTCGGACCAGCCGCTCGCGACAACCAAACCATCGGCATCCTGCTCTGCCGCGAAAGCAACGGAGTCGTGGTCGATTACTCCCTGCGCGGCACGCAAGTTCCCATGGGCGTGGCCACGTACTCGACGGCCCCAGCCGAGGTGTTGGCGGGGCTGCCCACCGAGGCGGAGTTGATCGAGACGTACCAACGCGCTCGCACTGTCGCCATTCGGCAGCAAGCGACGTAG
- a CDS encoding glycosyltransferase, with amino-acid sequence MKRAAVSASRRAPLGVDGAPRWTFTMLTIPSHVEYLARLLQSLADVPSADRIDVVVIFNAITEEEPLTIEQRIRAMAPSLPIRVYVNVNEPSIGSGRRMQLSVCRTPLVAFIDDDLTVHGDIIGTIEATLRSTPLGIVGLPSYEEDTDTRFKPRDSTPSVDVDGVRYMPVQGMLVAGYRRLFAEIGGFNPRRLFWGEWTELNLRMWRHGFPTGYVLGGGYLRHWHKAPESPTRNMTGREQHVLWGLMCTALEYDAVSINEATDAFWRLAQDRYLAYSFGEQPGPKQLLASVLELMPKLSREWPAMHAFAEEARRHPFQFKPFEPLSADQVRIVLAHAQQAMHAYRPEEFFLSHDVQQAPRPGWVRRIGRAVFRARTANA; translated from the coding sequence ATGAAGCGCGCGGCGGTTTCCGCTTCCCGCCGCGCTCCACTCGGTGTCGATGGGGCACCGCGCTGGACCTTCACCATGCTCACCATCCCGTCCCACGTGGAGTATCTCGCGCGACTGCTGCAATCGTTGGCCGACGTGCCATCGGCCGATCGCATTGACGTAGTCGTAATCTTCAATGCGATCACGGAGGAAGAGCCGCTCACGATCGAACAGCGTATTCGCGCCATGGCGCCCTCGTTGCCGATTCGCGTCTACGTGAACGTGAACGAACCATCGATCGGCAGCGGTCGCCGCATGCAACTGTCGGTGTGCCGTACGCCACTCGTGGCGTTCATCGATGACGATCTCACGGTACACGGTGACATCATCGGCACGATCGAAGCGACGTTGCGCTCCACGCCGCTCGGCATCGTGGGACTGCCGTCGTACGAAGAGGACACCGATACCCGATTCAAGCCGCGGGATTCCACGCCCTCCGTCGATGTGGACGGTGTGCGCTATATGCCCGTGCAGGGCATGTTGGTCGCCGGCTATCGTCGGCTCTTCGCGGAAATCGGTGGATTCAACCCGCGACGGCTCTTCTGGGGCGAATGGACCGAACTCAATCTGCGCATGTGGCGACACGGCTTCCCCACCGGCTACGTGCTCGGCGGCGGATATCTTCGTCACTGGCACAAAGCGCCTGAATCGCCCACGCGTAACATGACCGGCCGTGAGCAGCACGTGCTCTGGGGGCTCATGTGCACCGCGCTCGAGTACGACGCGGTGAGCATCAACGAAGCCACCGACGCCTTTTGGCGCTTGGCGCAAGATCGCTATCTCGCTTACTCCTTCGGCGAGCAGCCCGGCCCCAAGCAACTGCTCGCCAGCGTACTCGAACTGATGCCCAAGCTCTCGCGCGAATGGCCGGCCATGCATGCGTTCGCGGAAGAAGCGCGTCGACATCCATTTCAGTTCAAACCGTTCGAGCCGCTGTCGGCAGATCAGGTCCGCATCGTGCTGGCCCACGCTCAACAAGCCATGCATGCCTACCGGCCGGAGGAGTTCTTCCTCAGCCACGATGTGCAGCAGGCGCCGCGACCCGGCTGGGTGCGACGGATCGGGCGCGCCGTCTTTCGTGCGAGAACGGCGAACGCATAG
- a CDS encoding class I SAM-dependent methyltransferase: MKTAAELARQVSFVLHTAEWVLGRRVRTVLDVGCGEGNWYPALRALRPRIAYQGVDPSAYAVAKFGAQRNLQRGGIEDLGSLDLREHYDLVVCCGMLNYLSVAQLTSGITHVAARTGGMAYLELFTKDDHFEGDTDWPPPKSTSWYRGLMQRAGLVPVGMQCYVAEAEQYRVSSLERL; the protein is encoded by the coding sequence GTGAAGACGGCGGCCGAGCTGGCCCGTCAGGTGTCGTTCGTATTGCATACGGCCGAGTGGGTACTGGGGCGGCGCGTGCGAACGGTGCTGGATGTGGGCTGCGGCGAGGGCAACTGGTATCCGGCGCTGCGGGCGCTTCGTCCCCGGATCGCGTATCAGGGTGTTGACCCGAGCGCATATGCCGTGGCCAAGTTTGGCGCGCAACGGAATCTCCAGCGGGGTGGCATCGAGGATCTTGGCTCCCTCGACCTGCGCGAGCACTACGATCTGGTGGTGTGCTGCGGGATGTTGAACTACCTGTCGGTAGCCCAGCTCACCAGCGGCATCACGCACGTGGCAGCGCGCACCGGCGGGATGGCCTACCTGGAGCTCTTCACGAAAGACGACCACTTCGAAGGGGACACCGACTGGCCGCCACCCAAGTCGACGTCGTGGTATCGCGGGCTGATGCAGCGGGCCGGCCTGGTTCCCGTCGGCATGCAATGCTACGTGGCGGAGGCCGAGCAATACCGGGTCTCTTCGCTGGAACGGCTGTAG
- a CDS encoding PHB depolymerase family esterase — translation MIRLFRAVAAVVWCAPALVRAQASAPAPALKITRADLAAAYMRVDAAYTQRENAKTLPDSLRAQVNRTVDRAALSFFSGQFGAAVGTIDAAAAQLTGAPTLGPTKPTGPRSLNGAPVSAARDEYLARLAVVDSAGPLAQALLSARERAKLLVDVPSPERSAEFLNDPARLSRDLAREVSVLERGRDPYIGLVGDFWRVYRGANNALVPMRIVAPPSANVRKPVGVLLVLHGAGGDENMFVDAYGSGIATKLAAEQRLILVSPKTDLFGVTPEHFDALMVLLRNEFRIDSSRVYLIGHSMGAGAAARLVQARPTQFAAVALLAGGSPITVANAPPSLFVGAELDGIIPAARVEAAAKATPGATYELLRHEGHLLMVGNGVRRAVPWLVSHTR, via the coding sequence GTGATACGCCTCTTCAGGGCGGTCGCTGCCGTTGTGTGGTGTGCGCCTGCGCTCGTGCGGGCCCAGGCGTCGGCGCCGGCGCCGGCGTTGAAGATCACGCGCGCCGATCTCGCGGCCGCGTACATGCGCGTCGATGCGGCGTATACGCAGCGGGAGAACGCGAAGACGCTGCCCGACAGCCTGCGCGCTCAGGTGAATCGCACGGTCGATCGCGCGGCGTTGAGTTTCTTCAGCGGACAATTCGGTGCGGCCGTCGGCACCATCGACGCGGCTGCCGCGCAGCTGACCGGCGCGCCGACACTGGGGCCCACGAAACCGACGGGGCCGCGCTCGCTGAATGGCGCGCCGGTCAGTGCGGCGCGCGACGAGTATCTGGCGCGGCTCGCGGTGGTGGACAGCGCGGGGCCATTGGCGCAGGCGCTGCTTTCCGCGCGGGAGCGGGCCAAGCTGCTGGTCGATGTACCGTCTCCTGAGAGGAGCGCCGAGTTTCTGAATGACCCCGCACGGTTGTCTCGCGATCTGGCGCGCGAGGTGAGCGTGCTGGAGCGCGGACGCGATCCGTATATCGGTCTGGTCGGCGATTTCTGGCGCGTGTATCGCGGCGCGAACAACGCGCTGGTGCCCATGCGTATCGTGGCACCGCCATCGGCAAATGTGCGCAAGCCGGTGGGCGTGCTGCTGGTGCTGCACGGAGCCGGTGGCGATGAAAACATGTTCGTTGATGCCTACGGCAGCGGGATCGCCACGAAGCTTGCGGCCGAGCAACGCTTGATTCTGGTCTCGCCGAAAACCGATCTGTTCGGTGTGACGCCGGAACACTTCGACGCGCTGATGGTGCTGTTGCGCAACGAGTTCCGCATCGACAGTTCGCGGGTGTACCTGATCGGCCACTCGATGGGTGCCGGCGCCGCCGCACGGCTCGTGCAAGCGCGCCCGACGCAGTTCGCCGCGGTCGCCCTGCTGGCCGGTGGCAGCCCCATCACGGTGGCGAATGCACCGCCATCACTCTTCGTCGGTGCGGAACTCGACGGCATCATTCCCGCCGCACGGGTGGAAGCGGCCGCCAAGGCGACGCCGGGTGCCACGTATGAGCTGCTCCGCCACGAAGGCCATCTGCTGATGGTGGGGAACGGGGTGCGGCGCGCCGTGCCGTGGCTTGTGTCGCACACGCGATAG